From Mycobacterium cookii:
CTACTTCGGACGGGATCAACTCGTCGGCGCCAGCCATGAATCCGGGTGTGGCTCCGGTGCCGTCGACGCTGGCCTGCTCGGCAACAATATGAATCACCACATTGCGATTGCGCATGCGTCCGCGGGTCTCGATGCAGGCCGAATCGCCACAGGTGCACATCATCCGGGCGTCACCCGCGACCAGGGCGGCCAGCGCGTCTGCCCGTCGCTGCGTCTTCGTTCGCGGATCGGCCTCGCACACCGTGCCCGCCAACTCGTCCAGTCGGCGGTCCAATGCGACGGCAGTGCTGGCGAATACGTTGCCGTACACCTCGGAGATGCCCGACATCGACACTGACACATTGAGATAGCGGTCTTTGACTTCTTTGTTGGTGCGGCGAATCGCGTCTCGATCGACCCGCAGCACGATGGCGTCGACCCGCATCGCCAGCCTGCCGCGAGTCAGCGAAGGCCAGCGCGGTGCCCGCAGCGCCAGTTGTGCGTCGACAGCCGCGAGCGCGTTCTCGTCGGTGATCAGCGCGGTGCGGTGAGCGATCACGTTGAACATCGCGTAGTTGATGTCGCCGGCCGCCAGACACGCCCCGACCTTGGGTAGACGATCCCGCAGTATCTCGGCATCGCGCATGTAGCTCGATGCCAGCGCGCGGCTGATCCGAAGCGCCGCTGCCAGTTCGGCGGAAATCGCATCCCACGGGTCGGCGACCCACTCCTCCCGGTCACCATGCTGGCGTTCGCGCAACCGCATGAAGTCGCCGACCGCGACGAGACGCCGCGCCGTGGCCTGCGCTTCCGTTCGGGCTGCGTCGCGGGCCTGTTCGAGCAATGCAGCCGACTCGCTCGTCATCGGCTGCTCCACTGAATCGAACATACATTCGATTATACTGCCGACCCCGACAACACGACTCCAGACGCGGATCACGAAACTAGAACGCGTTTCAGAAATGGGGTTCCCCGGCCGTCTGCGAGTTGTTACGGTGACGCCCGTGATCCTGGACAAATTCCGACTCGACGACCAAGTCGCCGTCGTCACCGGAGGCGGGCGTGGTCTCGGCGCCGCCATCGCGCTGGCGTTCGCGGACGTCGGCGCCGATGTCGTCATCGCCTCCCGCACGCAATCCGAACTAGAGGCCGTTGCTGAAAAGGTCCGTGCCGCAGGACGTCGCGCCCACATCGTCATGGCCGACCTGGCGCAGCCCGAGGCCACGGCTGAGCTCGCCGGCCAGGCCGTCGAGGCGTTCGGGCGGCTGGACATCGTCGTCAACAACGTCGGCGGCACCATGCCCAACTCCCTGCTGACCACGTCGACCAAGGACCTCAAAGCGGCGTTCACGTTCAACGTCGCCACCGCCCATGCGCTGACCACCGCCGCCGTGCCGCTGATGCTGGAGCACTCCGGCGGCGGCAACATCATCAACATCACCTCGACGATGGGACGGGTCGCCGGCCGCGGGTTCGCCGCCTACGGCACCGCCAAGGCCGCGCTCGCGCACTACACCCGACTGGCTGCACTGGACCTGTGCCCGCGGATTCGGGTCAACGCCATCGCGCCGGGCTCGATCGCCACGTCGGCACTCGACATCGTCGCCTCGAACGACGAGTTTCGCGTGCCGATGGAGAAAGTGACACCAATGCGCCGACTCGGTCAGCCTGACGAAATCGCAGCTGCTGCCGTGTATTTGGCGTCGCCCGCGGGTGCCTACCTGACCGGCAAGGTGATCGAAGTCGACGGCGGCATCACCTTTCCCAACCTCGACCTACCGATTCCGGACCTGTGAGCATCCGGGTCGCCCAGATCGGCACCGGCAATGTCGGTGTCCATGCGCTGCGGGCACTGATCACCAACCCGGACTACGAGCTGACCGGGGTGTGGGTGTCGTCGGACGCCAAAGTCGGCAAAGACGCCGGAGAGCTTGCCGGCCTTGACGTCTCGACGGGCATAAAGGCGTCCACCGATCTCGGCGCGGTGCTGGCCACCGGTCCGCAGTGCGCGGTGTACACCGCGATGGCCGACAACCGGCTGCCCGATGCGCTCGAGGATTACCGTCGGATCCTGGCCGCGGGCGTCAACGTCGTCGGCAGTAGCGCCGTCTTTTTGCAGTACCCCTGGAACGTGCTGCCCGACAACATGCTGACACCGATCGAAGATGCTGCCCGAGAAGGTAATTCGAGCCTGTTCGTCAACGGCATCGACCCCGGGTTCGCCAACGATCTCATCCCGCTGGCTCTGGCCGGTACCTGCCAGAGCATCCAGCAGATCCGCTGTATGGAGATCGTCGATTACGCCACCTACGACAGCGCCACCGTCATGTTCGACGTGATGGGGTTCGGCAAGCCGCTCGACGAGATCCCGATGCTGCTGCAACCGGGCGTGCTGAGCCTGGCCTGGGGGTCGGTGGTGCGTCAGCTCGCCGCCGGACTCGGCCTCGAACTCGACACGGTCGAAGAGATGTACGTGCGCGAACCGGCGCCCGAGGACTTCGACATCGCCTCGGGTCATATTCCGAAAGGCAGCGCCGCGGCCCTGCGGTTCGAGGTGCTCGGTCTGGTCGCCGGCGATCCCGTCGTCATCCTGGAGCACGTCACCCGGTTGCGAGCCGATCTCCGCCCGGACTGGCCGCAGCCGGCACAACCCGGCGGCTCCTACCGGATCGAGATCACCGGCGAGCCGTCCTACGGCATCGACGTATGCCTGGGCAGCCCCAACGGCGACCACAATCACGCCGGTCTGGTGGCGACGGCGATGCGCGTGGTCAACGCGATCCCCGCGGTGGTAGCCGCTCCCGCCGGCATCCGAACCACGCTGGATCTCCCGCTGATCACCGGCCGCGGGCTGTATTCGGTGGAGTGAAGGTTTCGGCTAACCTAACTTTCTTATTCGTGCACGGAAAGTGAGTTAGGTGGCCCAGGACACCCGCGCCCCGGTCAAGGCGGGCTGGTATCTGCTCGGACCCGCGTTCGTCGCCGCGATCGCCTATGTCGACCCGGGCAATGTGGCCGCGAATGTCAGCGCGGGAGCACAATTCGGCTTCTCGCTGTTGTGGGTCATCGTCATCGCGAACGTAATGGCGGGTCTGGTGCAATACCTCTCGGCCAAGCTCGGGCTGGTGACCGGACGCACGCTGCCGGAAGCAATCGGAGCGCAGCTCGGTCGCCCCGCGCGGCTGGTCTACTGGGCGCAGGCCGAGATCGTCGCGATGGCCACCGACGTGGCCGAAGTGATCGGCGGGGCCATAGCCCTGCACATCCTGTTCCACCTGCCGCTGCTGCTCGGCGGCGTGATCACCGGCGCGGTGTCGCTGTTGCTGCTGCAGATCCAGGACCGACGGGGCCAGCAACTGTTCGAGCGTGTCATCACCGGACTGCTCTTGGTCATCGCGATCGGTTTCACCGCAAGCTTCTTCGTGGCGACACCACCGCCGGGGGACGTGGTCGGCGGCCTGATTCCGCAGTTCCACGGAAAGGAGAGCGTGCTGCTGGCGGCCGCCATTTTGGGCGCGACGGTCATGCCGCACGCGGTGTACCTGCATTCCGGGTTGGCGCTGGACCGCCACGGCCATCCCGATCCCGGCCCGCAACGACACCGGCTGCTGCGCATCACCCGGCTGGACGTGGTGCTGGCGATGGTCGTCGCGGGTGGGGTCAATGCGGCGATGCTGCTGGTCGCAGCGCTGAATATGCAAGGACGCGGCGTCAGTTCCATCGAGGTCGCCTACCACGCCGTGCACGACACGCTGAGCCCGGTGATCGCGGTGTTCTTCGCCGTCGGACTGTTGGCGTCGGGGCTGGCGTCGTCTTCTGTCGGCGCCTACGCCGGCGCGATGATCATGCAGGGATTGATCTACCGGTCGATACCGATGGTGGTGCGACGGCTGGTGACGCTGGCGCCCGCGCTGGTGATTCTGGCTCTGGGATTTAATCCGACGCGCACGTTAGTGCTGTCGCAAGTCGCGTTGTCGTTCGGCATCCCGTTCGCGTTGCTGCCGCTGGTACGCCTGACCAGTGATCGAGCGCTGATGGGGGTCGACACCAATCACCGCGTCACGACCGGCGTCGGCTGGTTGATCGGCGTGCTGATCAGCCTGCTCAACGTGGCGCTGATCAGCCTCACGCTCACCGGCAGGGGTTCGACGTAGAACCGCGAGTCCCGTTGTCCCGCTGCGGTTATCGCGGCCGATCCAGCTCGAGGAGTTCGTCGAGCAGCGCATCCATCTGGCTTATCGACGGCATCGCCCCGCCGCGTTCGCGATAGGCATTGCGGACACTGACCAGCAGTCGCAACTCACGCTCGATGGTGTCGCGATCTCGCGTGTCGTCGTAGCCCGCGTCGATCATCGATCAATCCTGCCACCGATCCCGGCGGTGCCGGCACGGCGACGCACGGATTTAACCTCGCGGTCACTGCGG
This genomic window contains:
- a CDS encoding HNH endonuclease signature motif containing protein → MFDSVEQPMTSESAALLEQARDAARTEAQATARRLVAVGDFMRLRERQHGDREEWVADPWDAISAELAAALRISRALASSYMRDAEILRDRLPKVGACLAAGDINYAMFNVIAHRTALITDENALAAVDAQLALRAPRWPSLTRGRLAMRVDAIVLRVDRDAIRRTNKEVKDRYLNVSVSMSGISEVYGNVFASTAVALDRRLDELAGTVCEADPRTKTQRRADALAALVAGDARMMCTCGDSACIETRGRMRNRNVVIHIVAEQASVDGTGATPGFMAGADELIPSEVVAELAKSATLQPLTVPVAAEPRYTPSTALADFVRSRDLTCRAPGCDQPAMHCDIDHTVPHADGGATHPSNLKCLCRKHHLLKTFWGWRDRQLADGTVIWTLPSGLTYVTSPGSAILFPALTVPTGESRSPSPTADDRCGDRTAMMPTRRRTRAQQRSQRITAERNLNRNDRLVRLRAHTYARAGSDDEPPPF
- a CDS encoding SDR family oxidoreductase, producing MILDKFRLDDQVAVVTGGGRGLGAAIALAFADVGADVVIASRTQSELEAVAEKVRAAGRRAHIVMADLAQPEATAELAGQAVEAFGRLDIVVNNVGGTMPNSLLTTSTKDLKAAFTFNVATAHALTTAAVPLMLEHSGGGNIINITSTMGRVAGRGFAAYGTAKAALAHYTRLAALDLCPRIRVNAIAPGSIATSALDIVASNDEFRVPMEKVTPMRRLGQPDEIAAAAVYLASPAGAYLTGKVIEVDGGITFPNLDLPIPDL
- a CDS encoding NAD(P)H-dependent amine dehydrogenase family protein, coding for MSIRVAQIGTGNVGVHALRALITNPDYELTGVWVSSDAKVGKDAGELAGLDVSTGIKASTDLGAVLATGPQCAVYTAMADNRLPDALEDYRRILAAGVNVVGSSAVFLQYPWNVLPDNMLTPIEDAAREGNSSLFVNGIDPGFANDLIPLALAGTCQSIQQIRCMEIVDYATYDSATVMFDVMGFGKPLDEIPMLLQPGVLSLAWGSVVRQLAAGLGLELDTVEEMYVREPAPEDFDIASGHIPKGSAAALRFEVLGLVAGDPVVILEHVTRLRADLRPDWPQPAQPGGSYRIEITGEPSYGIDVCLGSPNGDHNHAGLVATAMRVVNAIPAVVAAPAGIRTTLDLPLITGRGLYSVE
- a CDS encoding Nramp family divalent metal transporter → MAQDTRAPVKAGWYLLGPAFVAAIAYVDPGNVAANVSAGAQFGFSLLWVIVIANVMAGLVQYLSAKLGLVTGRTLPEAIGAQLGRPARLVYWAQAEIVAMATDVAEVIGGAIALHILFHLPLLLGGVITGAVSLLLLQIQDRRGQQLFERVITGLLLVIAIGFTASFFVATPPPGDVVGGLIPQFHGKESVLLAAAILGATVMPHAVYLHSGLALDRHGHPDPGPQRHRLLRITRLDVVLAMVVAGGVNAAMLLVAALNMQGRGVSSIEVAYHAVHDTLSPVIAVFFAVGLLASGLASSSVGAYAGAMIMQGLIYRSIPMVVRRLVTLAPALVILALGFNPTRTLVLSQVALSFGIPFALLPLVRLTSDRALMGVDTNHRVTTGVGWLIGVLISLLNVALISLTLTGRGST